The following are encoded together in the Citrobacter arsenatis genome:
- the zraP gene encoding zinc resistance sensor/chaperone ZraP: MKRNNKLALIALSLIALASTPALAQNHWGYGDGMQQRGGTPMTTEQQATAQKIYDDYYSQTSALRQQLTSKRYEYNALLTASSPDTAKINAVAKEMEALSQSLDEQRVKRDVAMAQAGIPRGAGMGYGGCGGGGYHRGGGHMGMGHW, encoded by the coding sequence ATGAAACGGAACAACAAACTGGCGCTGATTGCACTCTCTCTTATCGCTCTGGCCTCCACCCCGGCGCTGGCGCAGAATCACTGGGGATATGGTGATGGAATGCAGCAACGGGGCGGTACGCCAATGACGACTGAACAGCAGGCTACCGCGCAGAAAATCTATGATGATTACTACTCACAAACCAGCGCGTTACGCCAACAGTTGACCTCCAAACGTTATGAGTACAACGCGTTGCTAACAGCCAGCTCGCCGGACACAGCAAAAATTAATGCCGTGGCAAAAGAGATGGAGGCATTGAGTCAGTCCCTTGATGAGCAACGCGTTAAACGCGATGTCGCAATGGCGCAGGCAGGCATACCTCGCGGAGCAGGAATGGGTTACGGTGGATGCGGCGGTGGCGGTTACCATCGCGGCGGCGGCCATATGGGGATGGGCCACTGGTAA
- the zraS gene encoding two-component system sensor histidine kinase ZraS — translation MRLYKDTAARWASRLLLASILILVGWFSIMTIRDYGRESGAARQTLLEKGSVLIRALESGTRVGMGMRMHHAQQQTLLEEMAVQPGVLWFAVVDEHGVIMTHSNSVMVGKTLYSPDVLRQLNPGEQESWRNIDTPAGDGEKTPALEIYRQFQPMYVPGRHGMARCASNDGKLITPAQTIFIAFDASDLAATQAREWRNTLIVLSALAAVLLATVLTFFWYQRYQRSYKELQDAMKRKEKLMALGHLAAGVAHEIRNPLSSIKGLAKYFAERTPAGGESHELAQVMAKEADRLNRVVSELLELVKPAHLALQQVNLNEVITHSLHLVSQDAASREIQLQYSASSTLPAIQADPDRLTQVLLNLYLNAIHAIGRQGTITVEASESSVDRVKIVVTDSGKGIAAEQLEAIFTPYFTTKADGTGLGLAVVQNIIEQHGGTIQVASVEGKGATFTLWLPTKAKQQD, via the coding sequence ATGCGTCTTTATAAGGACACGGCGGCCAGGTGGGCGAGCCGACTCTTGCTGGCGTCGATCCTGATTTTGGTCGGCTGGTTTTCGATTATGACCATTCGGGACTATGGGCGGGAAAGCGGTGCCGCACGGCAAACGCTACTGGAAAAAGGCAGCGTGCTGATCCGCGCTCTGGAGTCTGGTACGCGCGTAGGCATGGGGATGCGCATGCATCATGCTCAACAGCAGACGCTATTGGAGGAAATGGCCGTACAACCCGGCGTGCTATGGTTTGCCGTCGTTGATGAGCATGGCGTTATTATGACTCACAGCAATTCTGTGATGGTCGGTAAAACGCTTTATTCACCGGATGTCCTGCGACAGCTAAATCCAGGGGAACAAGAAAGCTGGCGAAATATTGACACTCCAGCGGGGGACGGCGAAAAAACGCCAGCCCTGGAAATTTATCGCCAGTTCCAGCCGATGTATGTTCCCGGACGCCATGGCATGGCGCGCTGCGCCAGCAATGACGGAAAGCTTATCACTCCTGCACAAACCATATTTATCGCCTTTGATGCCAGCGATTTGGCTGCGACTCAGGCAAGAGAGTGGCGTAACACGCTTATAGTCCTCTCTGCGCTGGCGGCCGTGCTGCTGGCCACCGTGCTGACGTTCTTCTGGTATCAGCGCTATCAGCGCTCGTACAAAGAGCTGCAGGACGCGATGAAGCGTAAAGAAAAACTGATGGCGCTCGGGCATCTGGCGGCTGGGGTTGCACATGAGATTCGTAACCCGCTGTCATCCATCAAAGGCTTAGCGAAGTATTTTGCCGAACGAACCCCGGCAGGAGGCGAGTCGCACGAATTGGCTCAGGTGATGGCGAAAGAGGCGGATCGTTTAAATCGGGTAGTGAGCGAACTGCTGGAGCTGGTGAAACCTGCGCATCTGGCGTTGCAACAAGTTAATCTTAATGAGGTCATCACACATTCATTACACCTGGTGAGTCAGGATGCGGCAAGCCGTGAAATCCAGCTGCAGTATTCGGCCAGTTCCACGCTACCAGCTATTCAGGCCGATCCCGACCGGCTGACGCAAGTTTTGTTGAATCTGTACCTGAACGCCATTCATGCCATTGGGCGTCAGGGCACGATTACGGTTGAAGCAAGTGAAAGCAGCGTCGATCGCGTTAAAATCGTGGTAACCGATAGCGGGAAAGGGATTGCAGCGGAACAGCTGGAGGCGATTTTTACACCTTATTTCACGACTAAAGCTGACGGAACCGGTCTCGGGCTGGCGGTAGTGCAGAACATAATTGAACAGCATGGCGGTACCATTCAAGTGGCAAGCGTTGAGGGCAAAGGCGCGACCTTTACCCTTTGGCTACCGACCAAAGCGAAACAACAGGATTAA
- the zraR gene encoding sigma-54-dependent response regulator transcription factor ZraR, with amino-acid sequence MTRGTITILVVDDDISHCTILQALLRGWGYEVALAYSGRAALEQVRERVFDLVLCDVRMAEMDGIATLKEIKALNPAIPVLIMTAFSSVETAVEALKTGALDYLIKPLDFDRLQETLEKALAHTRETGVELPSASAAQFGMIGSSPAMQQLLNEIAMVAPSDATVLIHGDSGTGKELVARALHASSARSDKPLVTLNCAALNESLLESELFGHEKGAFTGADKRREGRFVEADGGTLFLDEIGDISPLMQVRLLRAIQEREVQRVGSNQTIAVNVRLIAATHRDLAEEVSAGRFRQDLYYRLNVVTIEMPALCQRREDIPLLAEHFLQRFAARNRKAVKGFTPQAMDLLIHYDWPGNIRELENAIERSVVLLTGEYISERELPMAIAATPIKTEYSGEIQPLVDVEKEVILAALEKTGGNKTEAARQLGITRKTLLAKLSR; translated from the coding sequence ATGACGCGCGGAACAATCACTATTCTGGTGGTCGATGACGATATCAGCCACTGCACTATTTTACAGGCGCTGCTGCGCGGCTGGGGTTATGAGGTCGCGTTAGCCTATAGCGGGCGAGCGGCGCTGGAACAGGTGCGCGAACGCGTATTCGATCTGGTGCTGTGCGATGTACGCATGGCGGAAATGGACGGCATCGCAACGCTGAAAGAGATCAAAGCGCTGAATCCGGCGATTCCGGTGTTGATTATGACAGCGTTCTCCAGCGTGGAGACCGCCGTTGAGGCGCTAAAAACGGGAGCGTTGGATTACTTAATCAAGCCGCTGGATTTTGACCGTCTGCAGGAGACGCTGGAAAAGGCGCTGGCGCATACGCGTGAAACGGGCGTTGAACTGCCATCGGCGTCGGCTGCGCAGTTTGGCATGATTGGCAGTAGTCCGGCGATGCAGCAGTTGCTCAACGAAATCGCGATGGTAGCCCCCTCTGATGCAACGGTGCTCATTCACGGAGACTCCGGCACGGGGAAAGAGCTGGTGGCCCGGGCGTTACACGCCAGCAGCGCCCGTAGCGATAAGCCGCTGGTGACGCTCAACTGCGCGGCGCTTAATGAATCGCTGCTGGAGTCCGAACTATTTGGCCACGAGAAAGGCGCGTTTACCGGGGCGGATAAACGGCGGGAAGGGCGCTTTGTGGAAGCCGATGGCGGTACGTTATTTCTTGATGAAATTGGCGATATCTCACCGCTGATGCAGGTGCGTCTGCTGCGGGCTATCCAGGAGCGCGAAGTGCAGCGGGTTGGCAGCAACCAGACTATTGCGGTGAATGTCAGGCTGATCGCCGCGACGCATCGCGATCTAGCAGAGGAAGTCAGCGCCGGGCGCTTTCGTCAGGATCTCTACTATCGCCTGAATGTCGTCACCATTGAAATGCCAGCCCTGTGCCAGCGTCGGGAAGATATTCCGCTGCTGGCCGAACATTTTCTCCAGCGCTTTGCTGCACGTAACCGAAAAGCGGTGAAAGGTTTTACTCCGCAGGCGATGGATCTGCTGATCCACTACGACTGGCCGGGTAATATTCGTGAGCTGGAAAATGCGATTGAGCGGTCAGTGGTGTTGTTAACGGGGGAATATATTTCCGAACGTGAGCTGCCGATGGCGATTGCCGCAACGCCGATAAAAACGGAATACAGTGGCGAAATCCAACCGCTGGTGGATGTGGAAAAAGAGGTGATTCTGGCGGCGCTGGAAAAAACGGGTGGCAACAAAACCGAAGCCGCCCGTCAGTTAGGTATTACGCGCAAAACGCTACTGGCAAAGCTCAGCCGTTAG
- the purD gene encoding phosphoribosylamine--glycine ligase, producing MKVLVIGNGGREHALAWKAAQSPLVDTVFVAPGNAGTALEPALQNVAIAVTDIPALLSFAQNEKIDLTIVGPEAPLVIGVVDAFRAAGLKIFGPTEGAAQLEGSKAFTKDFLARHNIPTAEYQNFTEIEPALAYLREKGAPIVIKADGLAAGKGVIVAMTQEEAEAAVHDMLAGNAFGDAGHRIVIEEFLDGEEASFIVMVDGEHVLPMATSQDHKRVGNGDTGPNTGGMGAYSPAPVVTDEVHQRTMERIIWPTVKGMAAEGNTYTGFLYAGLMIDKQGNPKVIEFNCRFGDPETQPIMLRMKSDLVDLCLAACDGKLDEKTSEWDERASLGVVIAAGGYPGNYNTGDEIHGLPLESSTDGKVFHAGTKLADDDRVLTSGGRVLCATALGHTVAEAQQRAYALMTDIRWNGSFSRNDIGWRAIEREQN from the coding sequence ATGAAAGTATTAGTAATTGGCAACGGCGGGCGCGAGCACGCGCTGGCCTGGAAAGCGGCGCAGTCGCCGCTGGTGGATACCGTTTTTGTTGCGCCGGGTAACGCAGGCACCGCGCTGGAACCCGCGCTGCAAAACGTGGCAATCGCGGTAACCGATATTCCGGCGCTACTGAGCTTTGCCCAAAACGAGAAGATTGATCTGACTATCGTCGGTCCGGAAGCGCCGCTGGTGATTGGCGTGGTCGATGCATTCCGCGCCGCTGGCCTGAAGATCTTCGGCCCAACCGAAGGTGCTGCACAACTGGAAGGCTCCAAAGCCTTCACCAAAGACTTCCTCGCGCGTCATAACATCCCGACCGCGGAATATCAGAATTTCACCGAGATTGAGCCTGCGCTGGCCTATCTGCGTGAGAAAGGCGCGCCGATCGTCATCAAAGCTGACGGTCTGGCTGCCGGTAAAGGCGTTATCGTGGCGATGACGCAGGAAGAAGCCGAAGCCGCCGTTCACGACATGCTGGCGGGTAACGCTTTTGGCGATGCGGGACATCGTATCGTTATCGAAGAGTTCCTCGACGGCGAAGAGGCAAGCTTTATCGTGATGGTCGACGGCGAGCACGTGCTGCCGATGGCCACCAGTCAGGACCATAAACGCGTAGGTAACGGCGATACCGGCCCGAACACCGGCGGCATGGGGGCTTACTCTCCGGCACCGGTAGTGACCGATGAAGTCCACCAGCGCACCATGGAACGGATCATTTGGCCGACCGTAAAAGGCATGGCGGCGGAAGGAAATACCTACACCGGTTTCCTGTACGCGGGTCTGATGATCGACAAGCAAGGCAACCCGAAGGTTATCGAGTTCAACTGCCGCTTCGGCGATCCGGAAACTCAGCCGATCATGCTGCGCATGAAGTCGGATCTGGTGGATCTTTGCCTGGCCGCCTGCGACGGTAAGCTGGATGAGAAAACCTCCGAGTGGGACGAGCGCGCTTCGCTGGGTGTGGTCATTGCCGCCGGAGGTTATCCGGGCAACTACAACACCGGCGATGAGATCCACGGCCTGCCGCTGGAATCTTCAACGGATGGTAAGGTCTTCCACGCTGGCACCAAACTCGCTGACGACGACCGTGTGCTGACCAGCGGCGGTCGCGTGCTGTGCGCCACCGCCCTGGGTCATACCGTGGCTGAAGCGCAGCAACGCGCTTACGCCCTGATGACCGACATCCGCTGGAACGGCAGTTTTAGCCGTAACGACATCGGCTGGCGCGCCATCGAGCGTGAGCAAAACTAA